AAGGATAGCTGTTTATAATTCCTTTCACATTTCTAACGTTTGTTCACTATAAGACTTTTCATATAACCAGTTGGAAAGTCTTGTCTTTCTTCCTTCATTTTAACGGTCTATTCCCAAAGTGGTTAACCTGAAAAGATTCGTGTACTTTTGTCACAAGTTGACCTAAAATGCCTCCAACGGTTACAGACAAAATATGGCTAGGCAGAGCAGTTATAATTTCCAGGAAATTTAGAGAACGTTCCAGGAACAATCAGACAGCAGCCGGTGGGGCTTCATCACTGGTTTTAGCCGTTGGCGATTTTAAAGGCCTTTTGCGAGTTGAGCGCCTGATAATGGTTCCCTGGCTCACCATCCGACTCTGGAAGGCAGACACGTTTAATcgcctcatcatcatcagtgtCCGGAAGGCCGCTCGAAAGTTCTGATTGAAAAAGCCGTAGATGATCGGGTTGATGGCACTGTTGAGGTAGATCAGCCAATGACACGCTGGATACACGTATATCCAGAGGATGTCTAGCTGATCAGGTGACAGCGATCCGTAATCGTTGATCATGGTGATGACATGGATGGGAAGCCACGACAGCGCGAAGAGCACCACCACCGTGAGCAGCATTTTGATAACCTTCATTTTCCTCTGTACGGAAGCTGCTTTGGCCTCTTCTGTAGCCTTGTCTCCGCCAGGTGTCGGTTTGAACCAGACAGCCAATCCTATTTGAGCGTACAGGTACATGATGACTGCCAGGGGGATTATGAAGCAGCAGATGAACAGCACCGTGGTGTAGATCTTGCGCCAGAAGGCTGAAGTTTCTTGGCACAGCGTCAGGATGACTTGGCCATTCTCCACCCAAGCATTTTCCCGAATTAGCAACACCTGTACCGTACATAGCATCATGTTACATTATAAACGGTGGTGCTTAAATGTACCTTAAGTAGCTACAACACtattgtatttattgtattgtattgtattgtattgtattgtattgtattgtattgtattgtacagctGCACTTGAATACTAGAGCATCacttattgtaaaaaaaatggtgactgcaaaaaaaatacaatattcatttattcaaaccACAGGGAGTTTTATAGCCTTAGTTGTTGCCTCAAAGCGTATTGCCAGTTAAAATACCATCGTTGAATTATAACGGAACTTTTATCAATATGAAAAAGGATTTAAGCGTTCTAAGTTATATATTGCCACAGGAGCTAAAGTTAAACCAATGTCAAATCCAAAATGCGGCTAAGGGTTAACAGTGATTTCCCTCGATACCACCTCAATCAATACTTTATTTATTGAAGACTAAAGGTAAGAATCACTATAATCGATTTCAGTTAAGGTACTTTGAACATCTTCAGTAGaatattgtattgattatgtGCAATCACGTTTGTATTCAGCACTTACTGACTGGCTAGCACGCCTTTGCATTTAGTTTGATTTCTGGCCATGAAACTGAATGATGATTGAAAGGTAAAATATTGATGGACAGAACAATATGTATTTTACCACTTTACCTGTGGAATCATAAGGAGGAGAGATAGCATCCATACTCCAGCGGTGACGTACAGCGTGATCCGGCCCGTGAACGTTTGCGTGGTTGGGTACACAATGGCATAGTACCTGCGACGTATATAAAGAAATTTGTTAGAAGCATTTACCCTCTTTTCTTAACTTATAAAACCATTTGAAATATAGACAATGCAATAAAAAACAATACCAGTATAATTCTTTTAAGAAATTGTCATGTTAGTCATGTGGAGTACCATTCTTAGAAACACCACAACCTCACACTAGTAGCATATCATAACGTAAAATGAAAAACAGATTTCCTGTTTAACTTTCtattttttacaaaaacatatttccgCACAGTATATTAACCATTCATTCCAAAAATATATAAGCCTGATTATTCATACAACATGCCAAATGATaaactcatcatcatcttgaaAATGGAAAAGTAATCGCCTGAATTGGTGACTTGTTAAattgcaaatgtacatgtggAACTATTATAGCTGCAATCCAGTGTTGATTTACTTCAAATTGGCTATTAACAACAGCCGTTATCTTTACGATAGTGAGAGTTTGAAGATTTGTATAATTACTGCACTTCTTAAGCCGAAATAGAAACTTTCTGCCCCAGGCTCAAACTGACTTATGTTTTATACAAGCAGGTTAGAGATCTATCACATTTATTAGATCTCtataatatgaaataaaatGGGATCTatataaaataaaatgtattgaaCTACCGCCATCATAAAGTACTGGAAAATAGTTTCGCTGCCTCAGCTGCTATTTCATGGCCAAATAATAGATACAGTATCTATAAAGCTTTTATAGTGATTGAGTTGCAGCTGGCAAACCTGTAAGCGAGAGGGCATTGGCTGCTTTTAACTTACTCATTTCCTAAAGAGCTGCATTTTACAGCACGCTATCGTTTTGATGTCAATCATAAAAGAACCACCTGAGTAACTTAATCCATTTTGGGGAGTGGTTAAAAGGCATTTCATATCAGCTTCCCGTCAGGAAATGTACATCAAGGCTGTCATTACCAACTGAACACAATTTTCTAAAGCTGTCTGGCAataatttgttgccttttatGTCAGATGACGTCTTTGTCGGTCGACTATATCCCTCTTTGATCAGCAATTGAATCTAGTTCAATCTGCTCTCTCAACAGAATTGTGCTTGTTTTCAGCGTTTTGTGTGTCTTTGTCAAGGTAATGATAAATTGAAAGCAATTGTTTGAATAAACAATGGAACGACGACCGTAAGACAACACTTATGGACTGAAGTTTTGTCCCAAGAGAAAATTGTTCTTTTGCAAGAGGTCGATGCACAGCATACCAAGAATACCCAATTTTATATAGTGCACTACACTGATATCGGGGCGTCAAGATGATATGGCATTCTAGGAGTAATGTATAACACATAGATATAGGTAGTCGCATTCTAATCACAAATTTTCTCATACTTTGTGGCGCTTCAAAGTCCTTAGGTGACTATTAACATTGTCTTCAAAGCAATAACAAGTCATGTCTACGAAATGCAATACATGATAAAGTGATAGGGTCGTACCTGTCTACGGCGA
The nucleotide sequence above comes from Branchiostoma lanceolatum isolate klBraLanc5 chromosome 14, klBraLanc5.hap2, whole genome shotgun sequence. Encoded proteins:
- the LOC136449208 gene encoding neuropeptide FF receptor 2-like; amino-acid sequence: MMATVENDTIPARNVTNFEIPGTILKQSVPVIAILAISYFVVFLLCVVGNSLVCFVVAKIPRMRTVTNYFILNLAASDILVAIFCMPFTLVDNIIIGWPFGNVMCKLTAAVQVVSVLASVFTLVAIAVDRYYAIVYPTTQTFTGRITLYVTAGVWMLSLLLMIPQVLLIRENAWVENGQVILTLCQETSAFWRKIYTTVLFICCFIIPLAVIMYLYAQIGLAVWFKPTPGGDKATEEAKAASVQRKMKVIKMLLTVVVLFALSWLPIHVITMINDYGSLSPDQLDILWIYVYPACHWLIYLNSAINPIIYGFFNQNFRAAFRTLMMMRRLNVSAFQSRMVSQGTIIRRSTRKRPLKSPTAKTSDEAPPAAV